A region of Oceanispirochaeta sp. M1 DNA encodes the following proteins:
- a CDS encoding uracil-DNA glycosylase: MDQKKLYTDFWNLISETEDYLKYGMKTKHPGTPVFSERSAETETVQPVMTVQEIIPDSENCQNCPMLKAGKKAMPMLGNIHSDLWVVTDPPLQEAEKLNRPFGESEMEYFQKWMTAIELSLPNDLMLQNLTRCRTPGNRPPFPEEMNRCGKEIISRLEIHRPKVILVMGSACASWFTSQKGVKISEIRGRLYSWQGIPLVVTYSPDQVLSYGELKRPVWEDLKSLRNILSGS; encoded by the coding sequence ATGGATCAGAAAAAGCTCTATACTGATTTTTGGAATCTTATTTCAGAAACTGAAGATTATCTAAAATACGGAATGAAAACCAAACACCCCGGGACACCTGTTTTTTCGGAGCGGAGCGCTGAGACAGAAACTGTACAGCCCGTGATGACAGTACAGGAAATTATTCCGGATTCTGAAAACTGTCAGAACTGTCCCATGCTGAAAGCCGGTAAAAAAGCCATGCCCATGCTGGGGAATATCCATTCTGATCTCTGGGTTGTAACAGATCCTCCCCTGCAGGAGGCCGAAAAACTTAACCGTCCCTTTGGTGAAAGTGAAATGGAATATTTTCAGAAATGGATGACCGCCATAGAGCTCTCTCTTCCGAATGATCTAATGCTTCAGAATCTTACCCGTTGCCGAACCCCCGGTAACCGTCCACCCTTTCCTGAAGAGATGAACCGCTGTGGAAAGGAAATTATTTCCCGGCTGGAAATTCATCGCCCCAAGGTCATTCTTGTCATGGGTTCCGCCTGTGCTTCCTGGTTTACTTCACAGAAAGGTGTAAAGATCAGCGAAATACGGGGCCGTCTTTATTCATGGCAGGGTATTCCTCTTGTGGTGACATATTCACCAGATCAGGTTCTGAGCTATGGAGAACTGAAAAGACCTGTATGGGAAGATCTCAAAAGTCTGCGGAATATATTAAGTGGTTCCTGA
- the priA gene encoding primosomal protein N', whose product MVPEYLEVAFNLPLNSLYSYTLPEDESRTASSLLGCRVSAEFGRRTLTGWVVSVGNALPEGVKKAKAVLRILDEKALFDDSLLKLAQWMSDFYLCSLGEALSVMLPGAKREKDLPPLGLGGEDEVHSRVTLSGEQDRALKAINTGSESYYYLYGITGSGKTEVFLRAAEDVLAKGKSVIFLVPEIALTHQMVDDLSGRFATDPAVLHSHLTPSQKLKEWRRIQSGEAKVIIGARSAVFAPVENLGMIILDEEHETSYKSGSTPRYHGRQLAMKRCMMSGAKLLMGSATPSVEAWYLMEKGQFRKLVLKERPAGGAKPEVSIIDLKKSKSLLSQELIRGMERVLQEGKQVILFLNRRGHSYYFHCRSCGYEMKCRQCSIPLTFHKSRNRMICHYCGYHVSPLTVCPECSSMDVGYAGFGTEQVEEQVAAVFPDSVLARLDTDSARKKGVLQDTITRFKEGKINILLGTQMVAKGLNFPGVKLVGIVLADTGLSLPDFRAAERSFSLIVQVAGRAGRYRDDGEVLIQTMRPDNPAVVYGSRADMESFYSYELEQRQIMEFPPYSRLIRIVYRGKQGAKVLQALEELTAIFRKAGLPDVMGPAECPLGIISGNYRYHTLLRCSDDFSGIHRIAASIIKGIEVPRGIYREIDIDPVQLL is encoded by the coding sequence GTGGTTCCTGAGTATCTGGAAGTTGCTTTTAATCTCCCTCTGAACTCGCTCTATTCCTATACTCTTCCCGAAGATGAGAGTAGAACCGCCTCATCTCTTTTGGGCTGCAGGGTTTCTGCTGAATTCGGTAGAAGGACTCTTACGGGATGGGTTGTGTCTGTGGGAAATGCTCTTCCCGAGGGTGTAAAAAAAGCAAAAGCTGTTCTTCGAATTCTTGATGAAAAAGCTCTGTTTGATGACTCTCTTCTGAAACTGGCACAGTGGATGTCTGATTTTTATCTCTGTTCTCTGGGAGAGGCTCTGAGTGTGATGCTTCCCGGAGCTAAACGGGAAAAAGATCTGCCGCCTCTCGGCCTGGGTGGTGAAGATGAAGTACACAGCAGAGTAACACTCTCGGGTGAACAGGATAGGGCTTTAAAAGCAATCAATACTGGTTCTGAATCTTATTATTATCTCTACGGGATTACCGGTTCAGGGAAGACAGAAGTTTTTCTCCGGGCAGCAGAAGATGTTCTTGCAAAAGGAAAGTCAGTAATTTTTCTGGTACCTGAAATCGCACTGACTCATCAGATGGTGGATGATCTTTCCGGGCGTTTTGCCACAGACCCTGCGGTGCTTCATTCACATCTTACTCCCTCCCAGAAGCTCAAGGAGTGGAGACGTATTCAGTCGGGAGAGGCTAAAGTTATCATCGGGGCCAGAAGTGCCGTATTTGCACCTGTTGAAAATCTCGGCATGATAATCCTGGATGAAGAACACGAAACATCCTACAAGTCCGGATCGACTCCCCGTTATCACGGCAGACAGCTTGCAATGAAGCGCTGCATGATGAGTGGTGCCAAGTTGCTTATGGGCAGTGCCACACCATCGGTGGAAGCATGGTATCTGATGGAGAAAGGACAGTTCAGAAAGCTGGTTCTCAAGGAGAGACCAGCCGGGGGAGCCAAGCCTGAGGTCAGTATTATAGATCTTAAAAAATCAAAAAGTCTTCTCTCTCAGGAGCTTATCCGAGGCATGGAGCGGGTATTGCAGGAAGGCAAACAGGTCATTCTATTTCTTAACAGAAGGGGTCATTCCTACTATTTTCACTGTCGCAGCTGTGGTTATGAGATGAAGTGCCGGCAGTGCAGCATCCCCCTCACGTTTCATAAAAGCAGAAACAGAATGATCTGTCATTACTGTGGATATCATGTGTCTCCTCTTACGGTGTGTCCCGAATGTTCCTCCATGGATGTGGGATATGCCGGTTTCGGTACTGAGCAGGTGGAGGAGCAGGTAGCTGCTGTATTTCCGGATTCTGTTCTGGCTCGTCTTGATACAGACAGTGCCCGAAAAAAAGGTGTGCTTCAGGATACAATCACCCGTTTTAAAGAGGGGAAGATCAATATCCTTCTGGGAACACAGATGGTTGCCAAGGGGCTGAATTTTCCGGGTGTTAAGCTTGTAGGAATTGTTCTTGCGGATACAGGTCTCTCTCTGCCCGACTTCAGGGCGGCGGAGCGCTCATTTTCTCTGATTGTTCAGGTTGCCGGAAGGGCCGGGCGCTATCGAGATGATGGAGAAGTTCTTATTCAGACAATGCGTCCCGATAACCCGGCAGTTGTCTACGGCAGCAGGGCCGATATGGAATCCTTCTATTCCTATGAGCTGGAACAGAGGCAGATAATGGAGTTTCCGCCCTATTCCCGTCTTATCCGTATCGTTTACAGGGGTAAGCAGGGAGCAAAGGTGCTTCAGGCTCTGGAAGAACTGACAGCCATTTTCAGAAAGGCGGGACTGCCTGATGTGATGGGACCTGCAGAGTGTCCTCTGGGCATTATTTCAGGGAATTACCGTTACCATACACTTCTCCGCTGCAGTGATGATTTTTCAGGAATCCACCGTATTGCGGCATCCATTATAAAAGGAATAGAAGTCCCCCGTGGAATCTATCGTGAAATAGATATTGATCCGGTTCAGCTGCTGTGA
- the def gene encoding peptide deformylase, translating to MDIYTIDIEKELEVLRLKSQPVKDINQELVDYTNRMIKAIDGIGIGLAAPQVGRNERFFVCQFDQIDPMVFINPEIIGTSEELSSYEEGCLSIPGMYGDVKRPAVIQVQAWNQKGRPFKIEAEGLLATCIQHELDHLNGTLFIDHMPDRKRIKLLKKYDKIMGL from the coding sequence ATGGATATATACACAATAGATATAGAAAAAGAACTTGAAGTCTTAAGATTAAAATCCCAGCCGGTTAAAGATATAAATCAGGAACTGGTTGATTATACAAATAGGATGATTAAGGCCATTGACGGCATCGGAATCGGACTGGCAGCACCCCAGGTGGGAAGAAATGAGCGTTTCTTCGTCTGCCAATTTGACCAGATCGATCCCATGGTTTTCATCAATCCTGAAATCATCGGAACAAGCGAGGAACTCTCTTCCTATGAAGAGGGCTGTCTGAGTATCCCCGGTATGTACGGTGATGTAAAACGTCCTGCTGTCATTCAGGTGCAGGCCTGGAATCAGAAGGGCCGTCCATTTAAGATTGAGGCAGAAGGGCTTCTGGCCACCTGTATTCAGCATGAGCTGGACCATCTGAACGGAACACTTTTTATTGATCATATGCCTGATCGCAAACGGATCAAACTTTTAAAAAAATACGATAAAATCATGGGGTTGTAG
- the truA gene encoding tRNA pseudouridine(38-40) synthase TruA, which yields MSLESKRKIRLDLSYDGTDFEGWQIQKQGRTVQGELVKVLESFHPGQRISLVGSGRTDSGVHASCQVAHFETEGCSIPSERFRQAINSKLPRDIRIHKSCEVDTDFHARYDAVMRVYRYYLIKPEYQKAHMTQYSTLCLLDLDIPILNNMAMALTGTQDFTSFAAAKDPNNNKVRTIRSARFFKEGPYTVFRVAGNAFLWKMVRTMVGTLLQQYENSGSYNDIKGILEMKDRTLAGPSAKPHGLFLDKVIYGSEKALY from the coding sequence ATGAGCTTGGAATCGAAACGTAAAATACGTCTGGATCTCTCATATGACGGAACAGACTTTGAAGGCTGGCAGATACAGAAACAGGGACGGACAGTTCAGGGAGAGCTTGTAAAGGTTCTGGAATCTTTTCACCCGGGACAAAGGATCAGCCTCGTAGGTTCCGGACGGACTGATTCAGGGGTTCACGCCTCCTGTCAGGTCGCCCATTTTGAAACCGAGGGCTGCTCAATACCTTCAGAACGGTTCCGGCAGGCTATTAATTCAAAACTTCCCAGAGATATCAGAATACATAAAAGCTGTGAAGTGGATACTGACTTTCATGCCCGGTACGATGCGGTTATGAGGGTCTACAGATATTATCTGATCAAGCCGGAATATCAGAAGGCTCATATGACCCAGTATTCAACTCTCTGTCTGCTGGACCTTGATATTCCGATACTCAATAATATGGCCATGGCTTTGACTGGTACACAAGATTTTACATCCTTTGCGGCAGCAAAAGATCCAAATAATAATAAGGTGAGAACCATCCGCAGCGCCCGTTTTTTTAAAGAGGGACCTTACACAGTTTTCAGAGTGGCAGGTAATGCTTTTTTATGGAAAATGGTGAGAACCATGGTAGGAACTCTGCTGCAGCAGTATGAAAACAGTGGATCTTATAATGATATAAAGGGTATCCTTGAGATGAAGGACAGAACTCTGGCCGGACCTTCTGCGAAACCCCACGGTCTATTTCTTGACAAGGTGATATATGGATCAGAAAAAGCTCTATACTGA
- a CDS encoding DUF2225 domain-containing protein codes for MAEDKKMKLTFLSKQELECPVCDNTFRKEELLSGGGRMNAGDLTKELHRTYLPTNKFGTVYPLLYPVIICPSCYYASYPSDFKNMKGDRLSALKKSIGNRKTAMNSLFPNLDFNSPRRLQEGIASYSFASMCYESGTNDMAPTFKQAMSCLRAAWLCMDLHKEDKTQNFDYLAQVFYRKAAFFYGRVVEMEQIGEESVEGLSHLGPDLDNNYGFDGVLYLSGYLEYKYGQRSNPERRGKQLAKARSTVSRIVGMGKSSKSKPTAILELSRDLHKLIKDELDELGIET; via the coding sequence GGAGCTTGAATGTCCTGTCTGTGATAATACCTTCAGGAAGGAAGAACTCCTCTCCGGCGGCGGTCGTATGAATGCCGGGGATCTGACTAAAGAACTTCACAGAACTTATCTACCAACCAATAAATTCGGAACAGTATATCCTCTGCTTTATCCTGTGATTATCTGTCCATCCTGTTATTATGCCTCCTATCCTTCGGATTTCAAGAATATGAAAGGGGATAGGCTTTCCGCTTTGAAAAAAAGTATTGGAAATAGAAAAACTGCGATGAACAGTCTCTTTCCCAATCTTGATTTTAACAGTCCCCGGAGACTGCAGGAGGGAATTGCCTCCTACTCTTTTGCATCCATGTGTTATGAATCAGGAACAAATGATATGGCTCCCACTTTCAAACAGGCTATGTCCTGCCTCAGGGCTGCCTGGCTCTGTATGGATCTTCATAAAGAGGATAAGACTCAGAATTTCGATTATCTTGCACAGGTCTTTTACAGAAAAGCAGCCTTTTTCTATGGACGTGTTGTTGAAATGGAACAGATAGGTGAAGAATCTGTTGAGGGGCTCAGTCATCTGGGACCGGATCTTGATAATAATTACGGATTTGATGGAGTACTTTATCTTTCAGGATATCTGGAATATAAATACGGGCAGCGTAGTAATCCCGAACGCCGGGGTAAGCAGCTTGCCAAGGCCCGGTCTACGGTTTCCAGGATTGTCGGTATGGGTAAATCTTCAAAATCCAAGCCAACCGCAATACTTGAGCTTTCAAGGGATCTGCATAAATTAATCAAGGACGAATTGGATGAGCTTGGAATCGAAACGTAA